In Desulfotignum phosphitoxidans DSM 13687, the genomic stretch GCACTTCCCTGCAACAGCAGCAGGGGTTTGATGGACAGCAGATTCACCAGCACGGGCAAACAGAACACCAGGCTGCCCAGGCCGCCCAGCCCCAGGGCCATGCCTGCGGTCACCAGATCCATGTTCAGGACAATCCCTTCAGGCACCAGGCCTTTGAGCATCCACGGGAATGCCGGCAGCAGCAGCCATGCCCCGGCAAGGGCCATGACCGCAGCCAGCAAACCCAGAAAAATCAACTGGGCAAACAGAAATGCACACACCCCGGACCGCCGGGCCCCCAGGCTCATGAGCACGGCGATCTCTTTGTGTTTTCCCCCCAGAAATCCCCGGAACAGAAAAGCGGCAGCCATCCCGGCCAGAAACAGGGCCACCAGGGAAACCAGGGCCATGTACCCGGCAAAATATCCCGTGACCCGGGACAGGCTCTGGCTGACATCCCGGCTGTCCCGGACCCGGATCCGGGACTGATCCGGGGACAGGCCGGCAAAACCTGAACGCAGGGCCTGCGTCAGGGCCGGCACATCCGTTCCCGGCGGCATCCGGCAATACATATGATACCGCACCCGGGCTCCGAACCCCAGGAGCCCGGCATTTGCCAGCTGATCCGCACCCACATAGATTTTAGGCGCCAGCTCCAGGGTGGTCAGGGCCTTGTCCGGATCATCGACAAAAAAACCGGCCACGGTAAACAGCGTGTTTCCCAGGGTCAGGGTTTGGGACGCGTCCGGAGTGGAATCGCCCGGCGGGACGGCTTTCCGGCCGGAGTCATCCTGAAGACCGTCCCTGGGATCGGCATGATCCCGGATGCCCAGGGTCACCGCCGTGTCCCGGGACATGAACACGCTGGGGGACTGATGAATGGCACTCCGATGAATGCCGGGGTCCAAGGCAAACCCGCCGTAAAGCGGATATGTCTCATCCACGGCCATCACCTGCACCAGCCGGGTGGTGTTCCGAGTCTGCACCATGGTGAAAAACCGGATCACTTCCGACACCTGCACATCCGGTCCCAGCACCTTGTGCATCACCTCTTTTTCCGCCGGGGTGAACGGGGCATTGGCCGTGACCACCAGATCGGCCGTCAGAATATTGCGTAAATTGTCATCCAGATGCTGATTCAAAGACCGGCTGAAACTCTGGACGGCCACAAACCCGCACAGTCCCACGGCCAGGTTGGCCGTGAAAAACAAAGAAAATCCTTTGTTGCGGAGCAGTTCCCGAAAAGCCAGACGAATCCACAACATCAGGCAAGATTTCCCCGGGACAGAATTTTTGTTTCCCGGCACCGGGCTGCCAGATCCTGATTGTGGGTCACCACCACCAGGGTTTTGCGCCGGGTTTCCACCAGGTTGAACAGCAGATCCGCCACTTTTTTGCCCGTGTCCGTGTCCAGGTTACCCGTGGGTTCATCCGCCAGGATCAGGGCCGGTTCCACGATCAATGCCCTGGCAATGGCCACCCGCTGGCATTCTCCGCCGGACAGCTGGCCCGGCAGATGACCGGCCCGGTGGGTGAGCCCCACCTGTTCCAGCAGGGATTGGGTGCGTTCCTGGATCCGGTCCTGCCGAAGAATCTCCAGGGGCAGGGCAATGTTTTCAGCGGCCGTCAGATGGGGCATGAGGTGAAAAGACTGAAAAATCATGCTGATGCTGGCAGCCCGGTACCGGGTCAGGGCCGCTTCGTCCAGGGTGCAGATATCGATGCCGTTCACCCGAATCGTACCGGCATCCGGGATGTCCAGGCCGGCGATCAAAGACAGAAGCGTGGTCTTGCCGCTGCCGGAATGACCGGTGATGGCCAGTGTGGTGCCGGCTTCCAGGAAAAAACCCACCTGGTTGAGTACCATCACCCGGCCCGTATCCGGCAGGTGAAAAGATTTGTCCACGCCTGACAGTTCCAGCATCACAGACACTCCAGGATATACGGCAGAACCGTGCGGGCGATCTGCTGATGGCCGGCGGCATTGGGATGAACCCCGTCCGCCTGGTTCATGGTTGCCTCCCCGCCCACCTGGTCCAGCAGAAAAGGAATCAGCCGGATCTGATGTTTTTCAGCCAGGTCCTTAAAGGTCTCCCGGAACTGCCGGGTATAGTCCGGCCCGTAATTGGGCGGGATCTCCATGCCCGCCAGGATCACGCACATCTGATTTTCCAGGGCCAGGACAATGGTGTCATCCAGGTTGGCTGCCATATTTTCCAAAGACAGGCCCCGCAGGCCGTCATTGGCCCCTAAGGCCAGCACCAGCACATGGGGCGTGGCTGCCAGGTGCCATTTGAGCCGGGATGCGGCCCCGGCCGTGGTGGCCCCGCTGATGCCGCCGTTAATAATCTTCACATCCGTGTGGCCCTGCTGTTTGAGGCGTTCTCCCACCAGAGCGGGATAGGCCTGGTCTTTTTCAACGCCAAGGCCCGCGGTCAGGGAATCGCCTAAAAACAGCACCCGGATCTCATCGGCCCGGGCATGGGTCAGTCCCAGCGCCAGCCACAGGCAGATCCCTGCGGTCACCCCGTACAGCCATTTCCTGTGTTTCCGTTTACTGCCGTATATCCATCGGCTCTGCATCATTGATCTTCGCTCCGTCATCATTCATACATATGTTATTAAAATGCGCAACAAAACACCGGGTGTCAAATAAAATACCGAAATACTGTTCGGATTTTCCGAAAAGACCCGGGCCGGTTGGCATCAGGCCGCCCCTGGCTTTGTTTTACTAAACCCCCGAAACCCAATACCCAGTCCATGTCCGTTCTTGTTTTCCCCTCTTACCTGTGTTACCAGTAAATTGTTCAATCGCAGGAACAAATCATTGCCGGAGGCCGACATGGCAGAAAAAGACATCCGTTGGATACAGCGATACAGCAATTATTCAAAAGCCCTTGGGCAACTCGCCAGATTCATCGAAAAAAAAGAGTTAAATGAACTGGAAAAACAGGGCTTGATCCAGGCGTTTGAATATACCTATGAACTTGCCTGGAACACCATCAAAGATTATTTTGAAGACCAGGGTGAAACCGGCATTCACGGCAGCCGGGATGCCTTCCGCCTGGCTTTCAGGCGCGGCCTGATTGAAAACGGCCAGGCATGGATGGACATGATCAAAAGTCGCACCCTGACCACACACACCTACAATCAGGAAGTGGCGGATGCCATTGCAGATGCGGTTTTCAACACCTATTCTCCTGAATTCATCCGGCTTGAAAAGACTTTTCAGACACTGAAAGACAAGGATAACTGATGCCCCGGTTCGGACTCAAACAGGCAGATTCGGATCAGATACGCGCGGTGTTTTCCCGATATCCGCAGGTCAGAAAAGCGGTGCTGTATGGATCACGCGCCATGGGAAACTACAAAACCGGATCTGATATCGATTTGACCCTCTGCGGTAAAGACGATCTGACGCTGGATATCCTCTACAGCATCATGGAAGATCTTGACAACCTGCTTTTGCCCTACACCTTTGATCTGTCCATTTTCAACCATATCAAAGACAAAAACGTAATTTCCCACATCAACCGTGTTGGTTGCACATTTTATGAAAAATGACAAATGATCGGGCATATAACGAGCTGAATAAAAAATATGAGGAACTGCTGGAAGAAAACAGACAGCTGAAGGAAAAAATTAGCGTGCTTGAAGCTACGTCAAAACAACGTGGTGTTTCAAATAATTCTTCCGACAACAGCTTTTCATCATACGTCCCTGCGAATACCTTGTCTGCAGAAACACAAATTGAAAGCAATGTCGCGGAAAACACCTCAAAATCCATGGAGATCATTAATAACCATTCAGCTGCTTCAAAAAAAATTCAATTATTCATGTCATTGTTCAGGGGCCGTAATGATGTCTATGCCAAACGGTGGGAAAATAAAAAAGGGGTATCTGGATACAGCCCTGTCTGTGCCAATGAATGGAAACCAGGAGTATGTTTCAAATCAAAAGTCAAATGTTTCAAGTGCCAGAACAAATCATACTCACAATTGAATGAGGCGGTCATCGAAGCACACCTTACGGGAAAGAAAATCGTAGGTATTTACCCGATGAATCCGGATGAAACCTGTTATTTTCTTGCCATGGATTTTGACAAGCAAGGATGGCAAAAAGATATTACCGCAGTAAAGAATGTCTGCCAGACGTTCCGGATTCCGGTCGCAGTGGAACGATCCAGATCAGGAAATGGCGGCCATGTCTGGTTTTTCTTTGAAGATGCGATTTCTGCTTCCGCCGCAAGGAAATTCGGGATGTCGCTGCTGACAAAAGCAATGGAAAACCGGCATGAACTGCCGTTTGCATCCTATGACAGACTGTTCCCCAATCAGGATACCATGCCGGAAGGCGGGTTAGGGAACCTCATTGCCCTGCCGCTTCAAAAATCGGCACGTAACCAGGAAAATACCGTTTTTGTCGATGACAGATTTCAGCCTCTTCAAGATCAGTGGATGTTTCTATCAGGTCTTCAACGATTGTCTGAACAGAATCTGCAGGATCTGACAGGAAAAATCGGGAAGGGCCATGAACTGGGACTGCTCAAAACTGAAACATCAGATGATGATACACCGGACGGCAAGCCATGGATAAAAAAACCGCCCCTTATAGATAAAGCAGATTTTCCAAAATCGGTTGAATTGATCAAAGCGGAGATGCTTTTTATCAAAAAAAAAGGATTCAGTCAGAAAGCATTGAATCGTCTCAAACGATTGGCAGCCTTTAAAAACCCTGAATTTTTTAAAAAACAAGCCATGCGGATGCCGACATTCAACATTCCTTCGGTCATCTCCTGCTCGGAAGATATTGATGGGTATCTTGCACTCCCCCGGGGATGTGAGTCGGATATCATTGACTTGCTGAACGATCACAACGTTACACCGGAATTGATTGAAAAATACCATTCCGGAAAACCGATCAATGTGGAATTCAACGGTATGTTACGACCGGAACAGCAGGATGCCCTCAGTCACCTGATACCCCATGATACAGGGGTGCTCTGTGCCACAACCGCATTTGGCAAAACCGTTGTCGGTGCCAATCTGATTGCCCGAAAAAAGGTAAACACCCTCATTCTGGTTCACCGTCAGCAGTTGATGCTTCAGTGGAAAGAACGGCTGTCCCAGTTCCTGCTGATTCATGAAACACTTCCTGAACCGGAAAAAAAGCGCGGAAGAAAAAAACAGGTCAGCTTGATCGGCCAGCTGGGAGGTGGCAAAAACCATCTTTCATCAATTGTGGACATCGCCATCATGCAATCCATCAACAACAGCGGAGAGGTCAAAGACTGCATCAAAAATTACGGCATGGTTATCGTTGATGAATGCCACCATGTGTCTGCCGTGAGCTTTGAACAGATATTGAAAAAAACACCGGCCAGATATGTGTATGGTTTGACAGCAACACCATACAGGCGCGATGGACATCATCCCATCATTTTTTTCCATTGCGGTCCGATACGCTACCACGTGGATGCAAAAAAACAGGCGGAAACAAGACCGTTCGCACATTATCTTATCCCGCGATTTACCAGTTTCAAAGCGTCTCTGGATGAAGATGGCAGCCCCTTGACAATTCAGGATATCTATTCACAGATCATTGAAGATGACATCCGAAACCAGGCAATCATCAGTGATGTTGTCGAATGCCATAAAAATAAACGGAACAGTCTGGTCATTACCGGACGAATCGCCCATGCAAAACTATTGACAAAAAACCTGACCCGCCATATCCCGGATGTCATTCTTCTCACCGGCGGCATGGGAACCAAAAAAACTGCGGCTGTTCTGGAAACAATCAAAAAACTGCCTGGCAACCGCCATTTTGTCCTTGTGGCAACAGGCAGCTATATCGGAGAAGGGTTTGACGAGGCCAGGCTGGATACGCTTTTTCTGGCCATGCCCATTTCCTGGAAAGGTACCCTGCAACAATATGCGGGCCGGCTCCACCGGCTGCATGACGGCAAAAAAGATGTTCAGATATATGATTATGTGGACATTCATGTCAAAATGCTTGAAACCATGTATGGGAAAAGGTTGAAAGGCTATGCATCCATCGGTTATATGGCAAAAGCGGATAATATGACTGATTCACCCACTGAAATTATCTTCAACAAACAAAACTTCTTTCCGGTTTATGTAAATGATATCAAAACCGCACAGAAACAGATTTTGATCGTCAGCCCGTTTATGACCAAAAGCCGCGTTTTGCAGGTGATGGATTATTTTAAAGAACAAATTGACAACCATGTCAAAGTGTCCATACTGACACGGCCCGCAGAAGAGTTCCATGAAGATAAAAGAGCCGGTCTGAATGAGATCTTTTCATTGTTACAGAATGCGGGGGTCACTGTTCTGTTAAAATCCGGGATCCACCAGAAATTTGCCATCATTGACAGCAAAATTGTCTGGTTCGGCAGTATCAACCTGCTGAGTTTCGGATATTCCGAAGAAAGTATTATGCGCCTTGTCAGCAACAATATCGCCTTTGAACTGTCAAACACCATTGATCAAAAAGGAGAAAGATAAACCCATGCTTTACAGAAAAATGCCGAAAGTCAAAGAACCATTGTCCATCCTGGGATTCGGGTGCATGCGCCTGCCCGTTAAGGATAACGGCAAAATCGACCGGCCCCGGGCTA encodes the following:
- a CDS encoding ABC transporter permease, whose translation is MLWIRLAFRELLRNKGFSLFFTANLAVGLCGFVAVQSFSRSLNQHLDDNLRNILTADLVVTANAPFTPAEKEVMHKVLGPDVQVSEVIRFFTMVQTRNTTRLVQVMAVDETYPLYGGFALDPGIHRSAIHQSPSVFMSRDTAVTLGIRDHADPRDGLQDDSGRKAVPPGDSTPDASQTLTLGNTLFTVAGFFVDDPDKALTTLELAPKIYVGADQLANAGLLGFGARVRYHMYCRMPPGTDVPALTQALRSGFAGLSPDQSRIRVRDSRDVSQSLSRVTGYFAGYMALVSLVALFLAGMAAAFLFRGFLGGKHKEIAVLMSLGARRSGVCAFLFAQLIFLGLLAAVMALAGAWLLLPAFPWMLKGLVPEGIVLNMDLVTAGMALGLGGLGSLVFCLPVLVNLLSIKPLLLLQGSAADKGVNPWWRAAAFLPGGSGLLPGPCWWGDRRPTDWCSRPDLPWHF
- a CDS encoding arylesterase, whose protein sequence is MMQSRWIYGSKRKHRKWLYGVTAGICLWLALGLTHARADEIRVLFLGDSLTAGLGVEKDQAYPALVGERLKQQGHTDVKIINGGISGATTAGAASRLKWHLAATPHVLVLALGANDGLRGLSLENMAANLDDTIVLALENQMCVILAGMEIPPNYGPDYTRQFRETFKDLAEKHQIRLIPFLLDQVGGEATMNQADGVHPNAAGHQQIARTVLPYILECL
- a CDS encoding nucleotidyltransferase substrate binding protein, which codes for MAEKDIRWIQRYSNYSKALGQLARFIEKKELNELEKQGLIQAFEYTYELAWNTIKDYFEDQGETGIHGSRDAFRLAFRRGLIENGQAWMDMIKSRTLTTHTYNQEVADAIADAVFNTYSPEFIRLEKTFQTLKDKDN
- a CDS encoding nucleotidyltransferase domain-containing protein, producing MPRFGLKQADSDQIRAVFSRYPQVRKAVLYGSRAMGNYKTGSDIDLTLCGKDDLTLDILYSIMEDLDNLLLPYTFDLSIFNHIKDKNVISHINRVGCTFYEK
- a CDS encoding TOTE conflict system archaeo-eukaryotic primase domain-containing protein, producing MTNDRAYNELNKKYEELLEENRQLKEKISVLEATSKQRGVSNNSSDNSFSSYVPANTLSAETQIESNVAENTSKSMEIINNHSAASKKIQLFMSLFRGRNDVYAKRWENKKGVSGYSPVCANEWKPGVCFKSKVKCFKCQNKSYSQLNEAVIEAHLTGKKIVGIYPMNPDETCYFLAMDFDKQGWQKDITAVKNVCQTFRIPVAVERSRSGNGGHVWFFFEDAISASAARKFGMSLLTKAMENRHELPFASYDRLFPNQDTMPEGGLGNLIALPLQKSARNQENTVFVDDRFQPLQDQWMFLSGLQRLSEQNLQDLTGKIGKGHELGLLKTETSDDDTPDGKPWIKKPPLIDKADFPKSVELIKAEMLFIKKKGFSQKALNRLKRLAAFKNPEFFKKQAMRMPTFNIPSVISCSEDIDGYLALPRGCESDIIDLLNDHNVTPELIEKYHSGKPINVEFNGMLRPEQQDALSHLIPHDTGVLCATTAFGKTVVGANLIARKKVNTLILVHRQQLMLQWKERLSQFLLIHETLPEPEKKRGRKKQVSLIGQLGGGKNHLSSIVDIAIMQSINNSGEVKDCIKNYGMVIVDECHHVSAVSFEQILKKTPARYVYGLTATPYRRDGHHPIIFFHCGPIRYHVDAKKQAETRPFAHYLIPRFTSFKASLDEDGSPLTIQDIYSQIIEDDIRNQAIISDVVECHKNKRNSLVITGRIAHAKLLTKNLTRHIPDVILLTGGMGTKKTAAVLETIKKLPGNRHFVLVATGSYIGEGFDEARLDTLFLAMPISWKGTLQQYAGRLHRLHDGKKDVQIYDYVDIHVKMLETMYGKRLKGYASIGYMAKADNMTDSPTEIIFNKQNFFPVYVNDIKTAQKQILIVSPFMTKSRVLQVMDYFKEQIDNHVKVSILTRPAEEFHEDKRAGLNEIFSLLQNAGVTVLLKSGIHQKFAIIDSKIVWFGSINLLSFGYSEESIMRLVSNNIAFELSNTIDQKGER